One Oryza brachyantha chromosome 3, ObraRS2, whole genome shotgun sequence DNA segment encodes these proteins:
- the LOC102703570 gene encoding phosphatidylinositol 4-phosphate 5-kinase 6-like, with translation MRERARPGRGRGRVSPMPPPPPPGEDAETVSSCSGADEGEGQGNEQQRAERVLHNGDLYTGQWRGGAPHGAGKYLWADGCMYEGEWRRGKATGRGRFSWPSGATYEGEFLDGFMHGAGAYVGAAGDTYRGAWAKNLEHGAGEKRYANGDCYDGEWRAGLPEGCGRYAWRDGTEYAGGWRAGLIHGRGALVWANGNRYDGGWEGGRPRGQGTFRWADGSLYVGFWGREATGGAVQQKGVYYPSPAAAGESRDPREVFARELPECVRSGMEGQSALPSLRSLKWLARSISGRGSSSSGRSNGSGVGVVPLWGSDGEVKCDIADDWRRRSSVREGRGPPPLPPHVDKGAPPRALKRQGVTIAKGHKNYELMLNLQLGIRHAVGRQGQVILDLKSSAFDPKEKVWTKFPPEGSKYTPPHNSSDFRWKDYCPKVFRTLRKLFKVDPADYMLSLCGDEALRELSSPGKSGSFFYLTNDDRYMIKTMKKSEVKILLKMLPAYYNHVRAFEDTLVTKFFGLHCVKLAGANQKKVRFVIMGNLFCSDHTIHRRFDLKGSSLGRTTDKPLAEIDEYTTLKDLDLNFIFRLQKQWFQEFQRQVDKDCEFLEHEKIMDYSLLVGVHFRGAVDIDGDEPATPRLSRWDRDHFLSDPNRWSKIKLGANMLSRAELTIRKNEGDVIGQPTGQYCDVILYFGIIDILQDYDIGKKIEHAYKSFQYDSTSISAVDPRQYSKRFKDFIYKAFQEDRVDS, from the exons ATGCGCGAGCGCGCCCGGCCTGGGCGCGGGAGAGGACGCGTGTcaccgatgccgccgccgccgccgcccggcgagGACGCGGAAACGGTGTCCTCCTGCAGCGGCGCTGATGAGGGAGAGGGGCAGGGGAACGAGCAGCAGCGCGCGGAGCGGGTGCTCCACAATGGGGACCTGTATACGGGGcagtggcgcggcggcgcgccccaCGGCGCGGGGAAGTACCTGTGGGCGGACGGGTGCATGTACGAGGGGGAGTGGCGGCGCGGGAAGGCcacggggagggggaggtTCTCGTGGCCGTCGGGCGCCACCTACGAGGGGGAGTTCCTGGACGGGTTCatgcacggcgccggcgcctacGTGGGCGCCGCCGGGGACACCTACCGCGGCGCCTGGGCCAAGAACCTCgagcacggcgccggcgagaagCGCTACGCCAACGGGGACTGCTACGACGGCGAGTGGCGCGCGGGGCTCCCCGAGGGGTGCGGCCGATACGCCTGGCGCGACGGCACCGAGTAcgccggcggctggcgcgCGGGGCTCATCCACGGCCGCGGCGCCCTCGTCTGGGCGAACGGCAACCGCTACGACGGCGGGTGGGAGGGCGGCCGCCCCCGCGGGCAGGGCACGTTCCGGTGGGCCGACGGCAGCCTGTACGTCGGGTTCTGGGGACGCGAggcgaccggcggcgccgtccagCAGAAGGGTGTGTACTACCCGTccccggcggccgcgggcgaGTCCCGTGACCCGAGGGAGGTGTTCGCGAGGGAGCTGCCGGAGTGCGTCCGCTCCGGCATGGAAGGGCAGTCGGCGCTCCCGTCGCTGAGGTCGCTGAAATGGCTGGCTCGGTCGATCAGTGGCCGCGGGAGCTCGTCGTCCGGTCGGAGCAATGGCTCCGGCGTGGGCGTGGTGCCCCTCTGGGGCTCCGACGGGGAAGTCAAGTGCGACATTGCCGACGACTGGAGACGCCGGAGCAGCgtgagggaggggaggggaccgccgccgctgccgccgcacgTCGACAagggggcgccgccgcgggcgttGAAGCGGCAGGGGGTAACCATTGCCAAAGGGCACAAGAACTACGAGCTCATGCTCAACCTGCAGCTCGGGATCAG GCATGCAGTAGGAAGGCAAGGCCAGGTTATATTAGACCTGAAATCATCAGCTTTTGACCCAAAGGAAAAAGTATGGACAAAATTCCCTCCAGAAGGCTCAAAATACACCCCTCCACACAACTCTTCTGATTTCCGATGGAAGGATTACTGCCCAAAGGTGTTCCG GACACTGCGCAAGCTGTTTAAGGTTGACCCAGCTGACTACATGTTATCCCTTTGTGGAGATGAGGCTCTCCGTGAACTCTCGTCCCCTGGTAAAAGTGGAAGCTTCTTTTACTTGACAAATGACGATCGCTACATGATAAAGACAATGAAGAAGTCTGAAGTAAAG ATACTTCTGAAGATGCTTCCAGCTTACTACAATCATGTTCGGGCATTCGAGGATACCCTAGTGACAAAGTTTTTTGGCCTACATTGTGTGAAGTTGGCTGGAGCAAACCAGAAAAAG GTTCGTTTTGTCATAATGGGAAATCTTTTCTGCTCTGATCACACCATTCATAGGCGATTTGACCTGAAAGGATCATCTCTTGGCCGTACAACTGACAAACCACTGGCAGAGATTGATGAGTACACAACTCTGAAAGATCTTGATCTTAATTTCATCTTTCGGTTACAAAAACAATGGTTCCAAGAGTTCCAAAG GCAAGTAGACAAGGACTGCGAGTTTCTTGAGCATGAGAAGATCATGGATTACAGTCTTTTAGTGGGTGTACATTTTAGAG GTGCCGTTGATATTGATGGTGACGAACCTGCAACACCACGCCTTTCAAGATGGGACAGGGATCACTTTCTTTCTGATCCAAACAG GTGGTCGAAGATTAAACTTGGGGCAAACATGCTGTCAAGGGCTGAACTGACAATCAGAAAGAATGAAGGTGATGTCATTGGACAGCCAACTGGGCAGTACTGCGATGTTATATTGTATTTTGGGATAATAGACATACTTCAAGACTACGATATCGGCAAAAAGATTGAGCATGCTTACAAGTCTTTCCAATATGACTCAACATCCATTTCAGCAGTAGACCCAAGACAGTATTCCAAGCGATTCAAAGATTTCATATACAAAGCATTCCAAGAAGACCGAGTAGACAGCTGA